One stretch of Janibacter limosus DNA includes these proteins:
- a CDS encoding NUDIX domain-containing protein, with protein MTSAPDPLRDELATPSVISSEVVFDGAVWDVRRDTFDLEGQTLVREVVDHPGAVAVLALDEDGDALLIRQYRHPVAAHEWEIPAGLLDIAGEDPLVAAQRELLEEADVTADDWAVLVDYFTSPGGLDEAIRVYLARGLHPVAESERHERDGEEALIVHRTVPLDEIAEAVLSGDLHNSTLIIAALAARSAREGEWSSLRPADSPWPAHPGRRSTA; from the coding sequence ATGACGTCCGCACCCGATCCGCTGCGCGACGAGCTCGCCACCCCGTCGGTCATCTCGAGCGAGGTGGTCTTCGACGGCGCGGTCTGGGACGTGCGACGCGACACGTTCGACCTCGAGGGCCAGACCCTGGTCCGTGAGGTCGTCGACCACCCCGGTGCCGTGGCCGTCCTCGCTCTCGACGAGGACGGTGACGCGCTGCTCATCCGCCAGTACCGGCACCCCGTCGCCGCCCACGAGTGGGAGATCCCCGCCGGTCTGCTCGACATCGCGGGAGAGGACCCGCTCGTGGCCGCGCAGCGCGAGCTCCTGGAGGAGGCCGACGTCACCGCGGACGACTGGGCCGTGCTCGTCGACTACTTCACCTCGCCGGGCGGCCTGGACGAGGCCATCCGGGTCTACCTGGCCCGTGGGCTGCACCCGGTCGCGGAGTCGGAGCGGCACGAGCGCGACGGCGAGGAGGCGCTCATCGTCCACCGCACGGTGCCCCTCGACGAGATCGCCGAGGCCGTCCTGTCCGGCGACCTGCACAACTCGACCCTGATCATCGCCGCCCTGGCGGCGCGATCGGCACGCGAGGGTGAGTGGTCCTCCCTTCGTCCGGCCGACAGCCCGTGGCCGGCGCACCCGGGTCGTCGGTCCACGGCCTGA
- the murJ gene encoding murein biosynthesis integral membrane protein MurJ, whose protein sequence is MSRVARDAGTVAAITVGARVIGFLRWVVFAWAVGAQGVGTVYQSVNTVPNIVYEIAAGGILAAVVVPLVAGRITAQSVGESADDVASALLTRTLAVLVPLALVLVLAAPLISRALLGDLEDRVDGAVALGTRLLVLFSPQVVLYGVGIVVSGVLQAHRRFVAAALAPLLSSLVVIATYVAWALMVPAGTGPEEVGTREWLLLGGGTTLGVVAMSVPLLVVATAAGIRLRPRWRLSQEIGARARSLAGAGVLALVAQQVTVLVTLAVANRSGGDGALVVQNYVQALYLLPYAVLAVPVATAVFPLLASSATGSPEVQASAASTLAASLRAVIVLGAAAVAGLIAAASPIGDVFAEIDRGSEGAHALQAMPSALIAMAPGLVAFGVTAVALRALYARGRPLRAGAHMAAGWLVAAVIPVLTLGDDSGARRTLVTLGLASTIGMGVAAVGLLSRVRADWGPGALSGLARAAVLAAAAVALGLLVHALARGHWPDAAAAATLLGAVVALGVAALVLLIGLRLDPALRGRVPGLRRAGRTRG, encoded by the coding sequence GTGAGCCGGGTCGCCCGGGACGCCGGGACGGTCGCGGCCATCACCGTGGGCGCCCGCGTGATCGGGTTCCTGCGCTGGGTCGTCTTCGCCTGGGCCGTCGGTGCCCAGGGCGTCGGCACGGTCTACCAGAGCGTCAACACCGTGCCCAACATCGTCTACGAGATCGCGGCCGGCGGGATCCTCGCCGCGGTCGTCGTCCCGCTCGTCGCCGGCCGGATCACTGCCCAGAGCGTGGGGGAGAGCGCCGACGACGTGGCGTCGGCACTGCTGACGCGGACCCTCGCCGTCCTCGTCCCGCTGGCCCTCGTGCTCGTCCTCGCGGCCCCGCTCATCAGCCGGGCGCTCCTGGGTGACCTCGAGGACCGCGTCGACGGCGCCGTGGCCCTGGGCACCCGACTGCTGGTGCTCTTCAGCCCGCAGGTGGTGCTCTACGGCGTCGGCATCGTCGTCTCGGGCGTCCTGCAGGCCCACCGGCGCTTCGTCGCCGCCGCGCTCGCGCCGTTGCTGTCCAGCCTCGTGGTCATCGCCACCTACGTGGCGTGGGCCCTGATGGTGCCCGCCGGCACCGGCCCCGAGGAGGTGGGCACACGCGAGTGGCTGCTGCTCGGTGGCGGCACCACCCTCGGCGTCGTGGCCATGTCGGTGCCGCTCCTCGTCGTCGCGACCGCCGCCGGGATCCGGCTACGGCCACGATGGCGCCTGTCGCAGGAGATCGGCGCGCGGGCGCGCTCACTCGCGGGCGCAGGGGTGCTCGCGCTGGTGGCCCAGCAGGTCACCGTGCTCGTCACCCTCGCCGTCGCCAACCGCTCGGGTGGCGACGGCGCCCTGGTCGTGCAGAACTACGTGCAGGCGCTCTACCTGCTGCCCTACGCCGTGCTCGCGGTCCCGGTGGCCACGGCGGTCTTCCCCCTCCTGGCCAGCAGCGCGACCGGCAGCCCCGAGGTGCAGGCCTCGGCCGCCTCGACCCTGGCCGCCTCGCTGCGTGCCGTGATCGTCCTCGGCGCGGCGGCCGTCGCCGGCCTGATCGCCGCAGCCAGCCCCATCGGCGATGTCTTCGCCGAGATCGACCGGGGGAGCGAGGGGGCCCATGCGCTCCAAGCAATGCCGTCGGCGCTCATCGCCATGGCTCCGGGGCTGGTGGCCTTCGGCGTGACCGCTGTCGCGCTGCGGGCGCTCTATGCCCGGGGCCGACCGCTGCGAGCCGGCGCGCACATGGCGGCCGGGTGGCTCGTCGCGGCAGTCATCCCGGTCCTCACCCTGGGTGACGACTCGGGGGCGCGCCGCACGCTCGTCACCCTCGGCCTCGCCTCCACGATCGGCATGGGAGTGGCCGCCGTCGGGCTGCTCAGCCGGGTCCGCGCCGACTGGGGGCCCGGTGCGCTGAGCGGGCTGGCCCGCGCCGCGGTCCTCGCGGCAGCCGCCGTCGCCCTCGGCCTGCTCGTGCACGCCCTCGCCCGGGGGCACTGGCCGGACGCGGCCGCAGCCGCCACGCTCCTCGGGGCCGTCGTGGCGCTCGGCGTCGCGGCGCTCGTGCTGCTCATCGGCCTCCGGCTCGACCCGGCACTGCGAGGCCGTGTCCCCGGGCTGCGTCGCGCTGGCAGGACGAGAGGATGA
- a CDS encoding NUDIX domain-containing protein encodes MARTSAGLLPFALLDGSAQVFLGHMGGPLWTRRPRGWTLIKGEVDPDEGLLAAAEREFAEETGAPPPPGPRIPLGEIRQSGGKVVHAWAVRVSDADSVRLVRSGTFEMEWPPRSGRRESFPELDRAQWHDLEAARDLVVAAQTTFLDRLSARP; translated from the coding sequence GTGGCGCGCACCAGTGCAGGACTCCTCCCCTTCGCCCTGCTCGACGGGAGTGCACAGGTCTTCCTCGGCCACATGGGCGGTCCCCTGTGGACCCGGCGTCCGCGCGGCTGGACGCTGATCAAGGGTGAGGTCGATCCCGACGAGGGGCTCCTCGCAGCGGCCGAGCGGGAGTTCGCCGAGGAGACGGGCGCGCCACCACCGCCCGGTCCACGCATCCCCCTGGGCGAGATCCGTCAGTCCGGGGGCAAGGTCGTGCACGCATGGGCGGTCCGCGTGAGCGACGCGGACAGCGTGCGCCTCGTGCGCAGCGGCACCTTCGAGATGGAGTGGCCGCCGCGCTCGGGACGTCGCGAGAGCTTCCCCGAGCTGGACCGGGCGCAGTGGCACGACCTCGAGGCGGCCCGCGACCTCGTCGTGGCCGCCCAGACGACCTTCCTCGACCGCCTCTCCGCACGTCCTTGA
- a CDS encoding glycosyltransferase family 4 protein yields the protein MRILLCVASAAGGIGTHVADLAASLARAGHEVQVATDPDTRARFDLPGRALLTARGLRDLARSADVVHAHGFRAGLVAATVVGPTPFVISLHNPVRGSGLSPRRIVGELAARAVMRRADLVTGASRDLVRDARALGARRAELAEVPSPRVPGLLKADRDGWRAAQRDGFLAAQGLEPALAVVLTLARVAPQKGLPDLAGACDSSEGSAQWVLVGPGQDTISSDVPELGVHLAGAARDVSPWLLAADVLLVPSEWEARALVVQEAMAAGVPVVATDVGGLPDLLTDVGVLVRPHPRGTFAHRLAAAVDDLLDAPGRASALAFAARERARGWDGLDQSATRWTLRYSAVQT from the coding sequence ATGAGGATCTTGCTCTGCGTGGCCAGCGCGGCCGGGGGGATCGGCACCCATGTGGCCGACCTCGCCGCGTCCCTGGCTCGAGCCGGCCACGAGGTACAGGTGGCGACCGACCCCGACACGCGGGCGCGGTTCGACCTGCCCGGGAGGGCGCTGCTCACCGCCCGGGGACTCAGGGACCTCGCCCGGAGCGCCGATGTCGTGCATGCGCATGGCTTCCGGGCCGGGCTCGTCGCAGCGACCGTGGTGGGGCCGACTCCCTTCGTCATCAGCCTGCACAACCCGGTGCGCGGATCCGGGCTCTCCCCACGTCGGATCGTGGGCGAGCTGGCCGCGCGGGCCGTCATGCGCAGAGCCGATCTCGTGACGGGTGCCAGCCGTGACCTCGTGCGGGACGCTCGCGCGCTCGGAGCCCGCCGGGCCGAGCTGGCGGAGGTCCCCTCGCCGCGGGTGCCGGGACTGCTCAAGGCCGACCGCGACGGGTGGCGCGCCGCGCAGCGCGATGGCTTCCTCGCGGCGCAGGGGCTCGAGCCCGCTCTCGCCGTCGTCCTCACCCTCGCCCGCGTGGCTCCGCAGAAGGGCCTGCCGGACCTTGCCGGTGCGTGCGACAGCAGCGAAGGGAGCGCGCAGTGGGTGCTCGTGGGGCCGGGGCAGGACACCATCTCCTCCGACGTCCCCGAGCTGGGCGTGCACCTGGCTGGTGCTGCACGCGACGTGTCTCCCTGGTTGCTGGCCGCGGACGTGCTGCTCGTGCCGAGCGAGTGGGAAGCCCGGGCACTGGTCGTGCAGGAGGCCATGGCGGCCGGTGTGCCTGTCGTCGCGACCGATGTCGGCGGGCTGCCCGACCTGCTCACCGACGTCGGTGTCCTCGTGCGGCCGCATCCTCGGGGCACCTTCGCGCACCGTCTCGCCGCCGCTGTCGACGACCTCCTGGACGCCCCCGGTCGTGCGTCGGCCCTGGCTTTCGCCGCCAGGGAGCGGGCTCGCGGCTGGGACGGTCTCGACCAGAGCGCGACTCGCTGGACCCTGCGGTACTCAGCCGTGCAAACGTGA
- the steA gene encoding putative cytokinetic ring protein SteA, producing the protein MAIRLTRDTSREPALPGLNGPVRVDRRTKDLTKRLRPGDIAVIDHTDIDRVSGEALVDRRPAAVVNAGRSVSGRYPNVGPQILLDAGIPLIDVDDDTLMDRLKDGARASVDGAVLRLASGETVAGQLWDTAMLAETMDEARASLSQQLEAFAANTMAYINEERDLLFDGVGVPEISTNMLDRHVLIVVRGYHYKEDLAALRHYIREYKPVLIGVDGGADALVEAGHRPDIIVGDMDSVSDSVLTMGAEVVVHAYRDGRAPGVARVEALGGTPVVFPAMGTSEDIAMLLADDKGATLIVAVGTHATLVEFLDKGRAGMSSTFLTRLRVGSKLIDAKGVSRLYRTRISSWSLVGLAIVCLLSLFVALWATPTGQATLQLLGARWDDLWALVEGLLT; encoded by the coding sequence ATGGCCATTCGACTGACCCGCGACACGTCCCGTGAGCCGGCCCTGCCGGGCCTCAACGGTCCCGTGCGGGTCGACCGACGGACCAAGGACCTCACCAAGCGCCTGCGGCCGGGTGACATCGCGGTCATCGACCACACCGACATCGACCGCGTGAGCGGTGAGGCCCTGGTTGACCGCCGGCCCGCGGCCGTGGTCAACGCCGGTCGGTCCGTCAGCGGCCGATACCCCAATGTGGGTCCTCAGATCCTGCTGGACGCCGGCATCCCGCTCATCGATGTGGACGACGACACGCTGATGGACCGCCTCAAGGACGGTGCCAGGGCGAGCGTCGACGGCGCCGTGCTCCGTCTCGCCTCCGGCGAGACGGTCGCGGGGCAGCTGTGGGACACGGCGATGCTCGCGGAGACGATGGATGAGGCACGGGCTAGTCTGAGTCAGCAGCTCGAGGCCTTCGCCGCCAACACGATGGCCTACATCAACGAGGAGCGCGACCTCCTCTTCGACGGTGTCGGGGTCCCCGAGATCTCCACCAACATGCTCGACCGGCACGTCCTCATCGTCGTCCGCGGGTACCACTACAAGGAGGACCTCGCCGCCCTTCGCCACTACATCCGCGAGTACAAGCCCGTCCTCATCGGGGTGGACGGCGGCGCGGATGCACTCGTCGAGGCCGGGCACCGGCCGGACATCATCGTCGGCGACATGGACTCCGTCTCCGACTCCGTGCTCACCATGGGGGCCGAGGTCGTCGTGCACGCCTACCGGGACGGGCGCGCCCCAGGGGTCGCGCGAGTCGAGGCTCTCGGAGGCACCCCGGTGGTCTTCCCCGCGATGGGCACGAGCGAGGACATCGCGATGCTCCTCGCCGACGACAAGGGCGCAACCCTGATCGTGGCGGTCGGTACGCATGCGACGCTCGTCGAGTTCCTCGACAAGGGCCGGGCCGGGATGTCGAGCACCTTCCTCACCCGGCTACGGGTCGGCAGCAAGCTCATCGACGCGAAGGGCGTCAGCCGGCTCTACCGGACGCGGATATCGTCGTGGTCGCTCGTCGGTCTGGCCATCGTCTGCCTGCTCTCGCTCTTCGTCGCGCTCTGGGCGACGCCGACCGGACAGGCCACCCTCCAACTGCTCGGTGCCCGCTGGGACGACCTGTGGGCACTCGTCGAAGGACTCCTCACGTGA
- a CDS encoding HAD family hydrolase yields MSTPVEVLLWDCDGVLQHGRFDWRARLDGSVRPGFARRVFEAELPALRGERPLRTVLEELLHVEGEHGGHVPVTVEDLLIIWEQFDLDPEAVAVLTAVRELGVRCMLATNQQDHRVQHMRGVRGYDDLVDGSYYSSEMGAMKPDPAFFEHILDDLDLPAERIGFVDDLASNVAAARSVGIRAVCHDPQAGASGLVEVLTPLVPGLAPVTARP; encoded by the coding sequence ATGAGCACGCCGGTCGAGGTGCTGCTGTGGGACTGCGACGGCGTCCTGCAGCATGGACGCTTCGACTGGCGTGCTCGTCTCGACGGCTCGGTCCGGCCGGGTTTTGCGCGGCGGGTCTTCGAGGCCGAGCTGCCCGCCCTGCGTGGGGAGCGGCCGCTGCGCACGGTGCTCGAGGAGCTGCTGCACGTGGAGGGGGAGCACGGTGGCCACGTGCCCGTCACCGTCGAGGACCTGCTCATCATCTGGGAGCAGTTCGACCTCGACCCGGAGGCGGTGGCAGTGCTCACGGCGGTGCGCGAGCTCGGGGTTCGCTGCATGCTGGCGACCAACCAGCAGGACCACCGGGTGCAGCACATGCGTGGGGTGCGTGGCTACGACGACCTCGTCGACGGCTCGTACTACTCCAGCGAGATGGGGGCGATGAAGCCCGACCCGGCGTTCTTCGAGCACATCCTCGACGACCTCGATCTGCCTGCCGAGCGCATCGGGTTCGTCGACGACCTCGCGAGCAATGTCGCCGCCGCGCGGTCCGTGGGCATCCGGGCGGTGTGCCACGACCCGCAGGCCGGCGCCTCGGGGCTGGTCGAGGTCCTGACCCCGCTCGTGCCCGGTCTGGCCCCTGTCACCGCACGACCTTAA
- the aspS gene encoding aspartate--tRNA ligase — protein MLRTHEAGTLRAEHSGQTVTLTGWVGRRRDHGGVAFLDLRDASGVAQVVARDEVLTGAAHDLRNEYVVKVVGEVTARDPKDVNPDLPTGEIDVVASTIEVLSTADPLPFQIDERVSVGEEARLKHRYLDLRRPGATSAGAGLRLRSKVNAAARSVLADRDFVEIETPTLTRSTPEGARDFLVPARLAPGEWYALPQSPQLFKQLLMVAGMERYYQIARCYRDEDFRADRQPEFTQLDIEMSFVEQDDVIELGEAIAKAVWGTIGVELDAPFQRMTYAEAMERFGSDKPDLRFGVELVDCTEYFADTPFRVFKNDYVGAVVMPGGASQPRRQFDAWQEWAKQRGAKGLAYVTVGEDGELGGPVAKNISDEEKAGLAAHVGAQPGDCIFFAADKPKAARALLGAARQEIAKKCELIDESAWSFLWVVDAPLFEPTGDAVAAGDVAVGGGAWTAVHHAFTSPKPEFIDTFDTDPGPALAYAYDLVCNGNEISGGSIRIHRKDVQERVFAVMGLDEASAQEKFGFLLEAFKFGAPPHGGIAFGWDRICMLLLGADSIRDVIAFPKSGGGYDPLTDAPAAITPEQRKEAGIDAKPRKDEDAAADAEQTGA, from the coding sequence GTGCTCCGCACCCACGAAGCCGGCACCCTGCGTGCCGAGCACTCCGGCCAGACCGTCACCCTCACCGGCTGGGTGGGACGCCGACGTGATCACGGTGGCGTGGCCTTCCTCGACCTGCGCGATGCCTCCGGGGTGGCCCAGGTCGTCGCGCGTGACGAGGTCCTGACCGGTGCGGCGCACGACCTGCGCAACGAGTACGTCGTCAAGGTCGTCGGTGAGGTCACGGCGCGTGACCCCAAGGACGTCAACCCCGACCTGCCGACCGGTGAGATCGACGTCGTCGCGTCCACCATCGAGGTGCTGAGCACGGCCGACCCGCTGCCCTTCCAGATCGACGAGCGCGTCAGCGTCGGCGAGGAGGCGCGCCTGAAGCACCGCTACCTCGACCTGCGCCGCCCGGGCGCCACCAGCGCCGGCGCCGGCCTGCGGCTGCGCAGCAAGGTCAACGCCGCCGCCCGCAGCGTGCTGGCGGACCGTGACTTCGTCGAGATCGAGACCCCGACCCTCACCCGCTCCACCCCCGAAGGCGCGCGCGACTTCCTCGTGCCAGCGCGCCTGGCGCCGGGCGAGTGGTACGCGCTGCCGCAGAGCCCGCAGCTCTTCAAGCAGCTGCTCATGGTCGCCGGCATGGAGCGCTACTACCAGATCGCGCGCTGCTACCGCGACGAGGACTTCCGCGCCGACCGGCAGCCGGAGTTCACCCAGCTCGACATCGAGATGTCCTTCGTCGAGCAGGACGACGTCATCGAGCTCGGCGAGGCGATCGCCAAGGCCGTCTGGGGCACCATCGGTGTCGAGCTGGACGCTCCCTTCCAGCGGATGACCTACGCGGAGGCGATGGAGCGCTTCGGCTCCGACAAGCCGGACCTGCGCTTCGGCGTCGAGCTGGTCGACTGCACCGAGTACTTCGCCGACACCCCCTTCCGCGTCTTCAAGAACGACTACGTCGGCGCCGTCGTCATGCCCGGTGGCGCCAGCCAGCCGCGCCGCCAGTTCGACGCCTGGCAGGAGTGGGCCAAGCAGCGTGGCGCCAAGGGCCTGGCCTATGTCACGGTCGGTGAGGACGGCGAGCTCGGCGGCCCGGTCGCCAAGAACATCTCGGACGAGGAGAAGGCCGGCCTGGCCGCTCACGTCGGTGCCCAGCCGGGCGACTGCATCTTCTTCGCCGCGGACAAGCCCAAGGCCGCGCGTGCCCTCCTCGGCGCAGCCCGTCAGGAGATCGCCAAGAAGTGCGAGCTCATCGACGAGAGTGCCTGGTCCTTCCTCTGGGTCGTCGACGCGCCGCTCTTCGAGCCGACCGGTGACGCCGTCGCCGCGGGTGACGTCGCGGTCGGTGGCGGTGCGTGGACTGCGGTCCACCACGCCTTCACCAGCCCCAAGCCGGAGTTCATCGACACCTTCGACACCGACCCCGGCCCCGCGCTGGCCTACGCCTACGACCTCGTCTGCAACGGCAACGAGATCAGTGGCGGGTCGATCCGTATCCACCGCAAGGACGTGCAGGAGCGGGTCTTCGCGGTCATGGGGCTCGACGAGGCCTCTGCGCAGGAGAAGTTCGGCTTCCTCCTCGAGGCCTTCAAGTTCGGCGCCCCGCCGCACGGCGGCATCGCCTTCGGCTGGGACCGGATCTGCATGCTCCTGCTCGGCGCCGACTCGATCCGCGACGTCATCGCCTTCCCCAAGTCCGGCGGCGGGTACGACCCGCTGACCGACGCGCCCGCCGCGATCACCCCGGAGCAGCGCAAGGAGGCCGGCATCGACGCGAAGCCGCGCAAGGACGAGGACGCGGCCGCCGACGCGGAGCAGACAGGAGCCTGA
- a CDS encoding copper transporter — protein sequence MIDFRYHLVSLAAVLIALSIGIVLGAGPLNDNIGSTLSGEVTKLRQEKDALRAQGNDQRRQIDGRDAYDEATLDTVVQGRLTDRQVNVVALPQAADEDVTAIRDTLEQAGASVGETVEVTSAWASTDDQLTSTRSTAGQAALQLLQVGPAVPDGAQRVDQALAVILTGRTKAGSPDKAPPSDREAAWSELRDAGLVKGSDTPPAAAELVVLVGGPVPATTADSTDAVDREAERIAGSWVALTHLVQTHADGTVLAAAEADTGTSDASPLTMARTPGSLADRVSTVDVPSIPMGRAAVVLALVEQSDGGSGDYGLGQSADGPVPTLK from the coding sequence GTGATCGACTTCAGGTACCACCTCGTCTCCCTCGCAGCGGTGCTCATCGCCCTGTCGATCGGGATCGTGCTCGGCGCGGGGCCCCTCAACGACAACATCGGCAGCACCCTGTCGGGCGAGGTGACCAAGCTGCGCCAGGAGAAGGACGCCCTGCGTGCCCAGGGCAACGACCAGCGCCGGCAGATCGACGGCCGTGACGCCTACGACGAGGCCACCCTGGACACCGTCGTGCAGGGACGGCTCACGGACCGCCAGGTCAACGTCGTGGCACTGCCGCAGGCCGCCGACGAGGACGTCACGGCCATCCGCGACACCCTCGAGCAGGCAGGTGCGAGCGTGGGGGAGACCGTCGAGGTGACGTCGGCCTGGGCCAGCACAGACGACCAGCTCACCAGCACGCGCAGCACGGCCGGTCAGGCCGCGCTGCAACTCCTCCAGGTGGGGCCGGCCGTCCCCGACGGCGCGCAGCGCGTCGACCAGGCGCTCGCCGTGATCCTCACCGGACGCACCAAGGCCGGCAGCCCTGACAAGGCCCCCCCGTCGGACCGGGAGGCCGCGTGGTCCGAGCTGCGCGACGCCGGGCTGGTCAAGGGGTCGGACACGCCCCCAGCGGCCGCTGAGCTCGTCGTGCTGGTGGGGGGCCCGGTGCCCGCGACGACTGCCGACAGCACCGATGCCGTCGACCGCGAGGCCGAGCGCATCGCCGGGTCCTGGGTGGCCCTGACGCATCTCGTCCAGACCCACGCCGACGGCACGGTGCTCGCCGCCGCAGAGGCCGACACCGGCACGAGCGATGCGTCCCCGCTGACGATGGCCCGGACCCCCGGCAGCCTCGCCGACAGGGTCTCGACCGTCGACGTCCCCTCGATCCCGATGGGCCGAGCGGCCGTCGTGCTGGCACTCGTCGAGCAGTCCGACGGTGGGTCGGGCGACTACGGGCTGGGCCAGAGCGCCGACGGCCCGGTGCCGACCCTGAAGTGA
- a CDS encoding CTP synthase encodes MVALTKHIFVTGGVVSSLGKGLTASSLGHLLRARGLAVTMQKLDPYLNVDPGTMNPFQHGEVFVTEDGAETDLDIGHYERFLDTNHNGSANVTTGQVYSRVIARERKGEYLGDTVQVIPHITNEITSRMRAPAAGSPGIKDAEAPDVIITEIGGTVGDIESLPFLEAARQVRHELGRDNCFFLHVSLVPYIAPSGEMKTKPTQHSVAALRQVGIQPDALVLRADRDISDDIKRKISMSCDVEQDGVAACVDAPSIYDIPKVLHREHLDTFVIRRLGLNFTDVDWGSWDTLLRRVHQPRHEVEVALVGKYIDLPDAYLSVTEALRAGGFHNDAKVRIRWVPSDDCSTEAGATKALGGVDAVLVPGGFGVRGIEGKLGALRWARERQVPTLGICLGLQCMVIEYARNVAGIDGASSTEFDPSSSAPVIATMEEQKSFVDGAGDLGGTMRLGSYPADLREGSVTAEAYGATKVTERHRHRYEVNNAYRAQLEEAGLVVSGTHPQLGLVEFVELPREVHPYYVSTQAHPEFKSRPDKAHPLFAGLIGAAVQAQIDSRLVEVEPTGAETVEVAADATP; translated from the coding sequence GTGGTGGCACTGACGAAACACATCTTCGTGACCGGAGGAGTTGTCTCCTCACTCGGCAAGGGACTGACGGCTTCGAGCCTCGGGCACCTGCTTCGAGCGCGTGGCCTTGCGGTCACGATGCAAAAGCTGGATCCCTACCTCAACGTGGACCCGGGGACGATGAACCCCTTCCAGCACGGTGAGGTCTTCGTGACGGAGGACGGGGCGGAGACCGATCTCGACATCGGTCACTACGAGCGCTTCCTCGACACCAACCACAACGGCTCCGCCAATGTGACGACCGGTCAGGTCTACAGCCGGGTCATCGCCCGCGAGCGCAAGGGCGAGTACCTCGGCGACACCGTCCAGGTCATCCCGCACATCACCAACGAGATCACCTCGCGGATGCGCGCGCCCGCCGCCGGCAGCCCCGGCATCAAGGACGCCGAGGCCCCCGACGTCATCATCACCGAGATCGGTGGGACCGTCGGCGACATCGAGTCCCTCCCCTTCCTCGAGGCCGCCCGCCAGGTGCGGCACGAGCTCGGTCGCGACAACTGCTTCTTCCTGCACGTGTCGCTCGTGCCGTACATCGCCCCGAGCGGGGAGATGAAGACCAAGCCGACCCAGCACTCCGTCGCCGCGCTGCGTCAGGTGGGCATCCAGCCCGACGCGCTCGTGCTGCGGGCGGACCGCGACATCAGTGACGACATCAAGCGCAAGATCTCGATGTCCTGCGATGTCGAGCAGGACGGCGTCGCCGCCTGCGTCGACGCGCCGAGCATCTACGACATCCCCAAGGTGCTGCACCGCGAGCACCTGGACACCTTCGTCATCCGACGCCTCGGGCTGAACTTCACCGACGTGGACTGGGGCAGCTGGGACACCCTGCTGCGCCGCGTCCACCAGCCGCGCCACGAGGTCGAGGTCGCGCTCGTCGGCAAGTACATCGACCTGCCCGACGCCTACCTGTCGGTGACCGAGGCCCTGCGTGCCGGTGGCTTCCACAACGACGCCAAGGTACGCATCCGCTGGGTGCCCTCCGACGACTGCTCGACCGAGGCCGGTGCGACCAAGGCCCTCGGCGGGGTCGACGCCGTGCTCGTCCCCGGAGGCTTCGGCGTCCGGGGCATCGAGGGCAAGCTGGGCGCCCTGCGCTGGGCCCGCGAGCGGCAGGTCCCGACCCTGGGCATCTGCCTGGGTCTGCAGTGCATGGTCATCGAGTACGCCCGCAACGTCGCCGGCATCGACGGGGCGAGCTCCACGGAGTTCGACCCGAGCTCGTCGGCTCCCGTCATCGCGACGATGGAGGAGCAGAAGTCCTTCGTCGACGGTGCCGGTGACCTCGGCGGCACGATGCGTCTGGGGTCCTACCCGGCCGACCTGCGCGAGGGCTCTGTCACCGCGGAGGCGTACGGCGCCACCAAGGTCACCGAGCGCCACCGTCACCGCTACGAGGTCAACAACGCCTACCGCGCCCAGCTCGAGGAGGCCGGTCTCGTCGTGAGTGGCACCCACCCCCAGCTCGGGCTGGTCGAGTTCGTCGAGCTACCGCGCGAGGTGCACCCGTACTACGTCTCGACGCAGGCCCACCCGGAGTTCAAGTCCCGCCCGGACAAGGCGCACCCGCTCTTCGCCGGCCTCATCGGTGCGGCGGTGCAGGCCCAGATCGACTCGCGCCTGGTCGAGGTCGAGCCCACGGGGGCTGAGACGGTCGAGGTCGCGGCAGACGCGACCCCGTGA